In the Paraflavitalea devenefica genome, one interval contains:
- a CDS encoding class I SAM-dependent methyltransferase yields MNEQAAFDVLAADYDTSFSQSLTGQAQRQVSRRWLQSFLAGKGPLRILEINCGTGDDALWLASLGHTVVATDQSPGMIREAQAKVLQQDPATSPVFITCPFDELGTTLQHERFDLVFSNFAGLNCVSPDQLAVLSRQLKALLTDNGYIAAVIFGKYCWWETCYYLLRADGRNAFRRWTRKPVMAALTSEVAQPIFYYSVRRFMHSMQPFLLQEKRPVGLFIPPSYMEHHMRRNKRAFGFLVKLEHRIRSASFCSALADHTYLLLKKHTP; encoded by the coding sequence ATGAATGAGCAAGCCGCTTTTGATGTGCTCGCAGCTGATTATGATACCTCCTTCAGCCAGAGCCTTACCGGGCAGGCACAACGCCAGGTGAGCAGGAGGTGGCTGCAGTCTTTCCTGGCAGGCAAGGGACCGCTTCGTATACTGGAGATCAATTGCGGCACAGGCGATGATGCCTTATGGCTGGCATCACTGGGGCATACAGTGGTAGCTACCGATCAATCGCCCGGTATGATCCGCGAAGCACAGGCCAAAGTGTTGCAGCAGGATCCTGCTACCAGTCCTGTGTTTATCACCTGTCCCTTTGATGAACTGGGTACTACCCTGCAGCATGAACGCTTTGACCTGGTATTTTCCAATTTTGCCGGTCTCAACTGCGTATCGCCGGACCAGCTTGCTGTACTCAGCCGGCAGTTAAAAGCATTGCTCACTGACAATGGCTATATCGCTGCCGTGATCTTTGGCAAATACTGCTGGTGGGAAACCTGCTATTACCTGTTGCGGGCAGATGGCCGCAATGCCTTCAGAAGATGGACCCGCAAGCCAGTGATGGCCGCCCTTACCAGCGAGGTAGCGCAACCTATATTTTATTATTCCGTTCGCCGGTTTATGCACAGCATGCAACCATTTTTACTGCAGGAAAAAAGGCCGGTAGGCCTGTTTATCCCACCTTCCTATATGGAACACCATATGCGCAGGAATAAGCGGGCATTTGGTTTCCTGGTAAAACTGGAACACCGTATACGCAGCGCTTCTTTCTGCAGTGCACTGGCCGATCATACTTATTTACTTTTAAAAAAGCACACACCATGA
- a CDS encoding B12-binding domain-containing radical SAM protein codes for MNIVLTHGYFLEEDQKEQAIMRPYIPLGILYISAYLEQHGYKNRVFDSTFSSFDKLCATLLEDKPGVVGIYTNLMTKLNVLRIVRFIKNHPDLQHTRVVLGGPEVRNHSAKFLEQQADFIVLGEGEQTMLELVQWVDGTDQKDLSAIDGIVYLDAQNGMRQNRERTKLKNLDELPMPNRSLVNLQLYFDAWKGRHGTNAISVSTMRGCPYSCKWCSRAVYGQSYRRRSPKAVADEIAWIREHYTVDSIWFVDDVFTVSHKWLDEFTEEVTSRNLVMPYECITRADRMNEDVILKLKASGCFRVWIGAESGSQKVIDLMDRRVEVEQVRDMIRLARRHGLQAGTFIMVGYPGETKEDIYETVHHLKSAEPDLFTITVTYPIKGTPLYAEVEDRFVTDLPWETSTDRDIDFTRTYNRRYYDYAIEMINNEMYYHKALKKPLSNLFRIPMFKLKSVWAQRKMALEERRSYELRAASHEP; via the coding sequence ATGAATATCGTGCTTACCCATGGGTATTTCCTGGAAGAGGACCAAAAAGAACAGGCTATTATGCGTCCCTATATACCATTAGGCATCCTCTATATTTCGGCCTACCTGGAACAGCATGGCTATAAGAACCGCGTATTCGACAGCACGTTTTCCTCTTTCGATAAGCTTTGCGCTACTTTACTGGAAGATAAACCCGGCGTGGTAGGCATCTATACCAACCTGATGACCAAGCTGAATGTATTGCGTATTGTGCGCTTTATAAAGAACCATCCCGATCTACAGCATACCAGGGTGGTGCTGGGAGGTCCGGAAGTAAGGAATCACTCGGCCAAGTTCCTGGAACAGCAGGCTGATTTTATTGTGCTAGGCGAAGGAGAGCAAACGATGCTGGAACTGGTGCAATGGGTGGATGGAACAGATCAAAAAGACCTGTCGGCCATTGATGGCATTGTGTACCTCGATGCACAGAACGGAATGCGGCAAAACCGGGAAAGAACAAAGCTGAAGAACCTCGATGAATTACCAATGCCCAACCGAAGCCTGGTAAACCTGCAATTGTATTTTGACGCCTGGAAAGGGCGGCATGGCACCAATGCCATTTCTGTTAGCACCATGCGGGGATGCCCTTATTCCTGTAAATGGTGCAGCAGGGCGGTATACGGACAAAGCTACCGGCGCAGAAGCCCGAAAGCAGTGGCCGATGAAATAGCCTGGATCAGGGAGCACTATACAGTAGACAGTATCTGGTTTGTGGATGATGTATTTACCGTGAGCCATAAATGGCTGGATGAATTTACAGAGGAAGTTACCAGCCGTAACCTGGTGATGCCTTATGAATGTATTACCCGGGCCGACCGGATGAATGAAGACGTCATCCTGAAGCTGAAAGCCAGTGGCTGCTTCCGCGTATGGATCGGCGCCGAGAGTGGCTCACAAAAGGTGATTGACCTGATGGACCGCCGGGTGGAAGTAGAACAGGTAAGGGATATGATCAGGCTGGCCAGGCGCCATGGATTACAGGCAGGCACCTTCATTATGGTGGGCTATCCGGGCGAAACGAAAGAAGATATTTACGAAACCGTGCACCATTTGAAATCAGCCGAACCCGACCTGTTCACCATCACGGTTACTTATCCTATTAAAGGCACTCCCCTGTATGCTGAAGTGGAAGACCGGTTCGTAACAGACCTGCCCTGGGAAACCAGTACCGACCGGGACATTGATTTTACGCGCACTTATAACCGCCGGTATTATGATTATGCGATAGAGATGATCAACAATGAAATGTATTATCACAAGGCATTGAAAAAGCCTTTGTCCAACCTGTTCCGCATACCCATGTTCAAGCTGAAATCGGTATGGGCGCAGCGAAAGATGGCATTGGAAGAAAGAAGAAGCTACGAGCTTCGAGCCGCGAGCCACGAGCCGTAA
- a CDS encoding B12-binding domain-containing radical SAM protein, whose product MKKILFSHSYFLRFDPKQWATGQPYAPLGTLYAASLMRENGYTVSLFDTMFAHGAEEVLPSLDHFQPDFFVIYDDGFNYLTKMCLTNMREAAFRMSKLARERGCTVIVSSSDSTDHYEQYLQEGADFVVLGEGEVTLAELIQAINKGATSFTSIPGLAYRQGDAVIKTGKRPVIRELDALPFPAWDLIEITPYRAMWLKSSGYFSMNMGTTRGCPFKCNWCAKPIYGNRYNSRSPQNVVQELKLLKEQYHFDHIWFCDDIFGLKPGWVQEFAELTEQENLPLRFKIQSRADLLVQENYVRSLARAGCENTWMGAESGSQEILDAMDKGTTIEQIYTATKLLKEHGIRPSFFIQFGYPGETKEDIRKTIRMIRELMPAELGISVSYPLPGTVFYERVKNELQEKANWTDSDELQLMFKNTYPPAFYKRLHRHVHHVYRTRQGWMTFKKALKNPFALKLADYKKVVAACLYLPQIFIGKWQLKQLSYE is encoded by the coding sequence ATGAAGAAGATTTTATTTTCCCATTCCTATTTCCTGCGTTTCGACCCCAAACAATGGGCTACAGGCCAGCCTTATGCTCCTTTGGGTACCTTGTATGCCGCTTCCCTGATGCGGGAAAATGGGTACACCGTATCCCTGTTCGACACCATGTTTGCCCACGGCGCCGAAGAGGTGCTTCCCTCGCTCGACCATTTTCAACCGGATTTTTTTGTGATCTATGACGACGGGTTTAACTACCTCACCAAAATGTGCCTTACCAATATGCGGGAAGCCGCTTTCCGTATGAGCAAACTGGCCCGGGAAAGAGGTTGCACCGTGATTGTGTCCAGCTCCGACTCTACGGACCATTATGAACAATACCTGCAGGAGGGAGCCGATTTTGTGGTGCTGGGAGAAGGAGAAGTGACCCTCGCAGAATTGATTCAGGCAATTAATAAGGGAGCAACCAGTTTCACTTCCATACCGGGATTAGCCTACAGGCAGGGAGACGCTGTGATCAAAACAGGTAAACGGCCCGTTATCAGGGAGCTGGACGCCCTTCCCTTTCCAGCCTGGGACCTGATAGAAATAACGCCTTACCGGGCCATGTGGTTAAAGAGCTCCGGTTACTTTTCCATGAATATGGGTACCACCCGCGGCTGTCCTTTCAAATGTAACTGGTGCGCCAAGCCGATCTATGGCAACCGCTATAATTCAAGATCGCCCCAAAACGTGGTGCAGGAACTAAAGCTGTTGAAGGAACAATATCATTTTGATCATATCTGGTTTTGCGACGACATATTCGGATTAAAACCCGGCTGGGTACAGGAGTTTGCCGAACTGACCGAACAGGAAAACCTGCCATTGCGGTTTAAGATCCAGTCACGCGCCGACCTGCTGGTACAGGAAAACTATGTGCGGTCACTGGCGCGGGCCGGCTGTGAGAATACCTGGATGGGAGCAGAAAGCGGATCGCAGGAGATACTGGACGCGATGGACAAAGGCACTACGATTGAGCAGATCTATACCGCCACCAAACTGTTGAAGGAGCATGGCATCCGGCCTTCCTTCTTTATACAATTTGGTTATCCCGGCGAAACAAAAGAGGATATCCGGAAGACGATCCGCATGATCAGGGAACTGATGCCGGCCGAACTGGGCATATCGGTATCTTATCCATTGCCCGGCACGGTATTCTATGAAAGGGTAAAGAATGAACTGCAGGAAAAAGCCAACTGGACCGATTCAGATGAGCTGCAACTGATGTTCAAGAATACTTACCCGCCTGCCTTTTATAAAAGATTACACCGGCATGTCCATCATGTATACCGCACCCGGCAGGGATGGATGACTTTTAAAAAAGCATTGAAGAACCCCTTTGCCCTTAAGCTGGCGGATTATAAAAAAGTAGTGGCAGCCTGCCTGTACCTGCCGCAGATCTTTATTGGTAAATGGCAATTGAAACAACTGAGCTATGAATGA